In Nicotiana tabacum cultivar K326 chromosome 17, ASM71507v2, whole genome shotgun sequence, one DNA window encodes the following:
- the LOC107803984 gene encoding UDP-arabinose 4-epimerase 1-like, whose product MLGLGRTRTQTRSNRPMSLGGLDYADPKKKSNFVGKILMAAVLTALCILMLKQSPSFNTPSVFSRHQPGVIHVLVTGGAGYIGSHAALRLLKDSYRVTIVDNLSRGNIGAVRILQELFPEPGRLQFIYADLGDAKAVHQIFSQNAFDAVMHFAAVAYVGESTLDPLKYYHNITSNTLTVLEAMAAHGVPTLIYSSTCATYGEPEKMPITEETPQLPINPYGKAKKMAEDIILDFHKNSNMAVMILRYFNVIGSDPEGRLGEAPRPELREHGRISGACFDAARGITPGLKVRGTDYKTTDGTCIRDYIDVTDLVDAHVKALEKARPGKVGIYNVGTGRGRSVKEFVGACKAATGVPIKVDFLPRRPGDYAEVFSDPTKIRLELNWTAKHTDLQESLQVAWRWQKSHLNGYGSSLAKSS is encoded by the exons ATGCTAGGCTTGGGCAGGACAAGAACTCAGACAAGGTCTAATAGACCTATGTCTCTAGGAG GCCTGGATTATGCAGATCcaaagaagaagagcaatttcGTGGGTAAAATTCTTATGGCTGCTGTGCTAACAGCACTATGCATTCTTATGCTCAAGCAGTCCCCATCTTTTAATACCCCAAGCGTG TTCTCTCGCCATCAACCAGGTGTTATTCATGTCTTAGTCACCGGAGGTGCTGGCTATATTGGTTCCCATGCAGCATTACGACTTCTCAAAGACTCTTACCGTGTGACGATAGTG GACAACCTCTCACGAGGAAACATAGGAGCTGTAAGGATTCTACAAGAATTATTTCCTGAACCAGGGAGGCTTCAGTTTATATATGCTGACTTGGGGGATGCAAAAGCG GTGCACCAGATATTCTCCCAGAATGCTTTTGATGCTGTGATGCATTTTGCAGCTGTAGCATATGTTGGAGAGAGCACCCTTGATCCTCTAAA GTACTATCATAACATTACTTCAAATACCCTCACTGTCTTAGAAGCTATGGCAGCTCATGGAGTCCCCACATTGATTTACTCTAGTACATGTGCGACATATGGAGAGCCTGAAAAGATGCCCATTACTGAAGAAACTCCACAG CTCCCTATTAATCCATATGGAAAAGCGAAGAAAATGGCGGAGGATATTATTTTGGATTTCCATAAGAACTCAAACATGGCTGTCATGATTTTGAG GTACTTCAATGTGATTGGTTCTGATCCAGAGGGAAGACTAGGAGAAGCTCCCCGGCCTGAACTTCGTGAACATGGGCGAATATCTGGTGCTTGTTTTGATGCAGCTCGTGGAATCACACCTGGTCTTAAG GTTAGAGGAACAGACTATAAGACAACAGACGGTACATGCATTAGGGATTATATCGATGTCACTGatctagttgatgctcatgtgAAAGCTCTTGAAAAGGCAAGGCCTGGGAAAGTAGGAATCTACAACGTTGGAACTGGAAGAG GAAGATCAGTGAAGGAATTTGTGGGGGCTTGCAAGGCGGCCACTGGGGTTCCTATCAAAGTTGACTTCCTTCCCCGTCGACCTGGTGACTACGCGGAAGTATTTAGTGATCCAACTAAGATAAGGCTTGAACTGAACTGGACAGCCAAACACACCGATCTTCAAGAGAGTTTGCAAGTCGCGTGGAGATGGCAGAAGTCACACCTTAATGGTTATGGTTCATCTCTGGCCAAGTCTTCGTAA
- the LOC107803983 gene encoding pentatricopeptide repeat-containing protein At1g30610, chloroplastic codes for MVAIILTEALFGASSSCTDFNGVFGSNYLRCPCFSSRFSLSDTPFSEISLGNKRVKKQKRILGVGILSCSLGNGIVDKEELEFKPSFDEYLKAMESLKEKKKSDSVIRRKKGEEEKGKFGKSVVKKCVESSDVVEKREGVGAVEEKGSGGKLEFRKVVIEKRESISKAKHVDEMDRAAFKSMDDDAYDKPRVTKADMEQRIQRLAKCLNGADIDMPEWMFSKMMRSAQIRFSDHSILRIIQILGRLGNWRRVLQVIEWLCSRERFKSHKLRYIYTAALDALGKARRPVEALNLFRAMQEHISSYPDLVAYHCIAVTLGQAGHMKELFDVIDTMQSPPKKKFKTNIIEKFDPRLEPDVVIYNAVLNACGRRKSWEGAFWVLQQLKLRDQQPSVTTYGLVMEVMFECGKYNLVHDFFKKMQKSCIPNALTYKVLVSTLWKEGKTDEAILAVEDMERRGIVGTASLYYDLARCLCSAGRCEEALMQMEKICKVASKPLVVTYTGLLQACLDSGDVQSGVYIFNQMNQFCSPNLVTYNIMLKAYLDNGMFEEARQLFFKLLDNGNHISSKLDSKDKVLPDVYTFNLMLDAYAAEKKWDDLGFTYSRMLKYGYHFNPKRHIQIVLDSCSAGKVELLEATWKDLAQADRVPPVPLVKEMFRVQLGRGNFSTALACLADYPSSESQAFSARFWMKFFLENSDRLSDGTLFRLLQEVSPVVATKDSRILNNLMASCKEFLRTRSAKLDRVHSETALVC; via the exons ATGGTGGCAATTATCTTGACAGAAGCTCTATTTGgagcttcttcttcttgtacTGATTTCAATGGAGTTTTTGGTTCAAATTACCTCCGTTGCCCTTGTTTTTCATCAAGATTTTCTCTTTCTGATACACCCTTTTCGGAAATTTCTCTAGGTAACAAAAGGGTGAAGAAGCAGAAGAGAATTCTGGGTGTTGGCATACTTTCTTGTAGCTTAGGTAATGGGATAGTTGATAAAGAAGAGCTTGAATTCAAGCCTTCATTTGATGAGTATTTGAAAGCCATGGAGTctttaaaggaaaagaaaaagagtgataGTGTTATTAGAAGAAAGAAAGGCGAAGAAGAAAAGGGTAAATTTGGGAAGTCTGTGgtgaagaaatgtgtagaaagtTCTGATGTTGTGGAGAAACGTGAAGGAGTTGGAGCTGTGGAAGAAAAGGGTAGTGGTGGGAAATTGGAATTTAGAAAGGTGGTGATTGAGAAAAGAGAGAGCATAAGTAAAGCAAAGCATGTTGATGAGATGGACAGAGCTGCTTTTAAGTCGATGGATGATGATGCTTATGATAAGCCAAGAGTTACTAAGGCAGACATGGAACAGAGAATccaaaggcttgcaaagtg TCTAAATGGTGCAGACATTGACATGCCTGAGTGGATGTTCTCTAAAATGATGCGAAGTGCTCAGATTAGATTCTCTGATCACTCTATCTTGAGGATTATCCAAATATTGGGTAGATTGGGAAATTGGAGACGGGTGCTGCAAGTCATTGAGTGGCTTTGTTCACGTGAACGCTTCAAGTCACACAAGTTAAG ATATATTTACACGGCTGCACTGGATGCATTGGGGAAGGCGAGGAGGCCAGTGGAAGCACTAAACTTGTTTCGTGCAATGCAG GAACACATATCATCGTATCCAGACCTTGTGGCTTACCATTGTATTGCTGTCACTCTTGGACAAGCAGGACATATGAAGGAACTTTTTGACGTCATCGATACCATGCAATCACCAcccaaaaagaaattcaagacTAATATTATTGAGAAGTTTGATCCACGACTTGAGCCGGATGTTGTCATCTATAACGCT GTGCTAAATGCCTGTGGTCGCCGTAAAAGCTGGGAGGGTGCCTTTTGGGTGCTACAACAGTTAAAGCTCCGGGACCAGCAGCCTTCAGTAACAACATATGGATTAGTCATGGAG GTTATGTTCGAATGTGGCAAATACAATTTGGTGCATGACTTTTTCAAGAAAATGCAGAAGTCATGTATTCCCAATGCTTTAACCTATAAAG TTCTTGTGAGTACTCTTTGGAAGGAAGGAAAAACAGACGAGGCCATATTGGCTGTAGAAGATATGGAAAGACGAGGAATCGTGGGCACTGCCAGTTTGTATTATGACCTTGCTCGTTGCCTTTGTAGTGCGGGGAGGTGTGAAGAGGCTCTGATGCAA ATGGAAAAAATATGCAAAGTTGCTTCCAAGCCTCTAGTGGTGACTTATACTGGTCTACTTCAAGCTTGTCTGGACTCTGGTGACGTTCAGAGTGGAGTATACATCTTTAACCAAATGAACCAGTTTTGCTCCCCAAATTTGGTAACTTACAATATAATGCTAAAAGCTtatctggataatgggatgtttGAAGAAGCAAGGCAgttatttttcaagttattgGATAATGGTAACCATATTAGCAGTAAATTGGACAGTAAGGATAAGGTTTTACCAGATGTCTACACATTCAACTTAATGTTGGATGCATACGCTGCTGAGAAAAAGTGGGATGATCTCGGGTTTACCTACTCCCGTATGCTGAAATATGGATACCATTTCAATCCAAAACGTCACATTCAGATAGTACTTGACTCCTGCAGTGCTGGAAAG GTGGAATTATTAGAAGCAACTTGGAAGGACTTGGCTCAGGCTGATCGGGTTCCACCAGTGCCACTAGTCAAAGAAATGTTCCGTGTGCAGCTGGGGAGAGGCAATTTTTCCACTGCCCTGGCTTGTCTTGCTGATTATCCTTCCTCTGAATCACAGGCATTTTCTGCCAGGTTTTGGATGAAATTTTTCTTGGAAAATTCTGATCGATTATCAGATGGTACTCTTTTCAGATTGCTACAAGAGGTGAGCCCTGTCGTTGCCACAAAGGACAGCAGAATACTTAACAATCTGATGGCTTCTTGTAAAGAGTTTTTAAGAACTCGATCAGCAAAACTTGACAGAGTTCATAGCGAAACAGCTTTAGTTTGTTAA